A window of the Gemmatirosa kalamazoonensis genome harbors these coding sequences:
- a CDS encoding ZIP family metal transporter, with the protein MTPLLRTTLLYSLVPVVFTVIGAALGAYWPVMARLRGYVLHLAAGVVFAVVAVELLPEIQRRALVGDVVIGFSLGIVTMLVVDRLLDRIRGDDDEDDDEDDDDEDGREPAPPGTPPVGLSLLVAIGIDFLLDGLLLGVGFAAGARIGVLLALAEAAEQLSVGLALAGELTRSNVPRVRVLPIVSALGLLVFVSAVLGATVLRGLTGGAMEIVLSFGVAALLYLVTEELLREAHEERETPLGTAMFFVGFLAFLVIGMVLD; encoded by the coding sequence ATGACCCCGCTTCTCCGAACGACGCTGCTCTACTCGCTCGTGCCGGTCGTCTTCACGGTGATCGGTGCGGCGCTCGGCGCGTACTGGCCGGTGATGGCGCGGCTCCGCGGCTACGTGCTCCATCTCGCGGCGGGCGTCGTGTTCGCTGTCGTCGCGGTGGAGCTGCTCCCGGAGATCCAGCGCCGCGCGCTCGTCGGCGACGTGGTGATCGGCTTCTCGCTGGGCATCGTCACGATGCTCGTCGTCGACCGGCTGCTCGATCGCATCCGCGGCGACGACGACGAGGACGACGACGAGGACGACGACGACGAGGACGGCCGTGAGCCCGCGCCTCCTGGCACGCCGCCGGTCGGCCTCAGTCTGCTCGTCGCGATCGGCATCGACTTCCTGCTCGACGGGCTGCTGCTGGGCGTCGGCTTCGCGGCTGGCGCCCGCATCGGCGTGCTGCTCGCGCTCGCGGAGGCGGCGGAGCAGCTCAGCGTCGGGCTCGCGCTCGCCGGGGAGCTCACGCGGTCGAACGTGCCGCGCGTGCGCGTGCTGCCGATCGTGTCCGCGCTCGGGCTGCTCGTCTTCGTCAGCGCGGTGCTCGGCGCCACCGTGCTGCGCGGGCTCACGGGCGGCGCGATGGAGATCGTGCTCTCGTTCGGCGTCGCGGCGCTGCTCTACCTCGTCACCGAGGAGCTGCTGCGCGAGGCGCACGAGGAGCGCGAGACGCCGCTCGGCACGGCGATGTTCTTCGTGGGCTTCCTGGCGTTCCTCGTGATCGGCATGGTGCTCGACTGA
- a CDS encoding DMT family transporter: MTPTPPAPERAPRRLDRDIGRALVAAVLFGLSAPVAKALLRATTPQLLAGLLYLGSGSGLLALWLVRRGRVEAPLGRRDVPWLAGAIAAGGIAGPVLLMVGLARTPASSASLLLNFEGVLTALLAWFVFRENVDRRVALGMLAIVLGGALISWQGRATLGGLTGPLAVVGACACWAVDNNLTQKVSAGDPVQIAMLKGLTAGAVNLVIALALGARLPHAPVVGGALVLGFLSYGVSLVLFVLALRGLGTARTGAYFSTAPFVGAVASLLVWREPVTSGLLLGGACMAVGVWLHVTERHEHPHVHEAMDHEHAHVHDEHHRHEHAPGDPPVTDPVPHTHPHHHAPLAHTHPHYPDIHHRHGH; encoded by the coding sequence ATGACGCCGACGCCACCGGCTCCGGAGCGTGCACCACGACGTCTCGACCGCGACATCGGCCGAGCGCTGGTCGCGGCCGTGCTGTTCGGCCTGTCCGCGCCCGTGGCGAAGGCGCTGCTGCGCGCGACGACGCCGCAGCTGCTCGCGGGTCTGCTCTACCTCGGCTCGGGGAGCGGCCTGCTCGCCCTGTGGCTCGTGCGGCGCGGCCGCGTGGAGGCGCCGCTCGGCCGCCGAGACGTGCCCTGGCTCGCGGGCGCGATCGCGGCGGGCGGCATCGCCGGGCCGGTGCTGCTGATGGTGGGGCTCGCGCGCACGCCCGCGTCGAGCGCGTCGCTGCTGCTCAACTTCGAGGGGGTGCTCACGGCGCTCCTCGCCTGGTTCGTGTTCCGCGAGAACGTCGACCGACGGGTCGCGCTCGGCATGCTCGCCATCGTCCTGGGCGGCGCGCTCATCTCGTGGCAGGGCCGCGCGACGCTGGGCGGCCTAACGGGGCCGCTCGCGGTCGTCGGCGCGTGCGCCTGCTGGGCGGTGGACAACAACCTCACGCAGAAGGTCTCGGCGGGCGACCCGGTGCAGATCGCGATGCTCAAGGGGCTCACCGCCGGCGCGGTGAACCTCGTGATCGCGCTCGCGCTGGGCGCCCGGCTGCCCCACGCGCCCGTCGTGGGCGGCGCGCTCGTGCTGGGCTTTCTGAGCTACGGCGTGAGCCTCGTGCTGTTCGTCCTCGCGCTGCGCGGGCTCGGCACGGCGCGCACGGGCGCCTACTTCTCGACGGCGCCGTTCGTCGGTGCGGTCGCGTCGCTGCTCGTCTGGCGCGAGCCGGTGACGTCCGGGCTGCTGTTAGGCGGGGCGTGCATGGCGGTCGGGGTATGGCTGCACGTGACCGAGCGACACGAGCACCCGCACGTCCATGAGGCGATGGATCACGAGCACGCGCACGTGCACGACGAGCACCACCGCCATGAGCACGCGCCGGGCGACCCGCCGGTGACGGACCCCGTCCCGCACACGCATCCGCACCACCACGCGCCGCTCGCGCACACGCATCCGCACTACCCGGACATCCACCACCGGCATGGACACTGA
- a CDS encoding YncE family protein, whose protein sequence is MHLFLALLTVAQPPACAATATSLTPTSWRATLAPIPPDAPRHGLRAVADIPLPGPANRFDYQSVDDAARRLYISHMNAGRLVVFDLDASKVLREVSGVDRATGVWAVPAHHTVYVSAAGRHEVAAVDDRTLTVTARIGGIRFPDGIAYAADEHRLFVSDEAGQADVVIDARTNAKRATIPLGGEAGNTHYDSVSHCILVAVQTRNELVAIDPVRERVVARYDLPGADHPHGFALDEPGRLAFVSSEGNGALQVVDLRTMRVLSTRRVGDDPDVLAWDAAWRRLYVASESGVLSAFAVDGAVLRPSGDVRAPHAHTVSVDPRTHRVYVPLENVGGRPVLRVLEPAP, encoded by the coding sequence ATGCATCTCTTCCTCGCACTCCTCACAGTCGCCCAGCCGCCCGCGTGCGCGGCGACCGCGACCTCGCTGACGCCCACGTCCTGGCGCGCGACGCTCGCGCCGATTCCGCCGGACGCGCCGAGGCACGGGCTGCGCGCGGTCGCCGACATCCCGCTGCCAGGTCCGGCCAACCGGTTCGACTATCAGAGCGTCGACGACGCGGCGCGGCGCCTCTACATCAGCCACATGAACGCCGGCCGGCTCGTCGTGTTCGACCTCGACGCGTCGAAGGTGCTGAGGGAAGTGTCGGGCGTCGACCGCGCGACGGGCGTGTGGGCGGTGCCGGCGCATCACACCGTCTACGTCTCCGCCGCCGGCCGGCACGAGGTCGCGGCCGTCGACGACCGCACGCTCACGGTGACCGCGCGCATCGGCGGCATCCGCTTTCCGGACGGCATCGCGTACGCGGCGGACGAGCACAGGCTGTTCGTCTCCGACGAGGCGGGCCAGGCCGACGTGGTGATCGACGCGCGGACGAACGCGAAGCGCGCGACGATCCCGTTGGGCGGCGAGGCCGGCAACACCCACTACGACTCAGTGTCGCACTGCATCCTCGTCGCCGTGCAGACGAGGAACGAGCTCGTCGCGATCGACCCCGTTCGGGAGCGCGTGGTCGCGCGCTACGATCTGCCCGGCGCGGACCATCCGCACGGCTTCGCGCTCGACGAGCCGGGGCGCCTGGCGTTCGTCTCCAGCGAGGGGAACGGCGCGCTGCAGGTCGTGGATCTGCGCACGATGCGCGTGCTCTCGACGCGCCGCGTCGGCGACGATCCGGACGTGCTCGCGTGGGACGCGGCGTGGCGCCGACTCTACGTCGCGTCGGAGTCCGGCGTGCTGAGCGCCTTCGCGGTCGACGGCGCCGTGCTCCGGCCGTCAGGCGACGTGCGCGCGCCGCATGCGCACACGGTGAGCGTCGACCCGCGAACCCACCGCGTGTACGTGCCGCTGGAGAACGTGGGCGGGCGCCCGGTGCTGCGCGTGCTCGAGCCGGCGCCGTAG
- a CDS encoding carbohydrate binding family 9 domain-containing protein: MERTTMRVALVALMCAPRAAPGQAARGAAPALRVATTRGDVRVDGRLTEPAWSVADSIGGLTQVEPREGGAPSARTVVRVLFTRDAVVIGVRADDPEPARIVAYARQRDATLDAEDHVKIVLDTYRDGRSGYVFSVNPNGARYDALVTDQGAGENANWDAVWQAATARTPEGWSAEILIPLKSLLFRPGRTEWGFNVQRRIQRLQETDRWASPERDIKVTQTSRAGRLVDLPRVDLGVGLSVRPSVTGGGAHDTSRAPLRSSSRASLDATQRLGANTLASLTVNTDFAETEVDARRVNLTRFPLFFPEKRTFFLEGADIFDFGLGLEEDVIPFFSRRIGLLAGEQVPIDVGAKVTGRAGGTNFGALAVRTRQVDTLPTAAAMGVVRVKQNVLGESSAGFIATVGDPLGRRGSWLVGPDLTYSTSRFHGDRNFLVGVWGLATGRADLVRGDRTAAGFKVDYPNDLWDVALSYKRIGDGFDPSLGFVPRPGVHVASLAANWQPRPRRPIGPLHIRQCFWENELSYVSGLTGGWQSYEYFMAPINCRLESGDRFEFNVVPRGERLTEPFDVADGVTIPAGTYHFPRFRLEGGLAAKRRLNAQATWWFGRFYDGTLHQYELTGAWKPSPLVIVELTGEHDVGRLREGRFTQDVAGTRVRLNVSPDLQLTSFLQYDTESRAFGTNTRLRWTYSPLGELFVVYDHNLRTRDPLTLRRELAFASNQLLVKAQYAFRY, encoded by the coding sequence TTGGAGCGGACCACCATGCGCGTGGCGCTCGTCGCGCTGATGTGCGCACCGCGTGCCGCGCCCGGCCAGGCCGCGCGCGGTGCCGCGCCCGCGCTGCGCGTGGCGACGACGCGGGGGGACGTGCGCGTCGACGGGCGTCTCACCGAACCGGCGTGGAGCGTCGCCGATTCGATCGGCGGTCTCACGCAGGTCGAGCCCCGGGAGGGCGGCGCGCCGTCCGCGCGCACGGTGGTGCGCGTGCTGTTCACCCGCGACGCCGTGGTGATCGGCGTGCGCGCCGACGATCCGGAGCCCGCGCGCATCGTCGCCTACGCCCGTCAGCGCGACGCGACGCTCGACGCCGAGGACCACGTGAAGATCGTGCTCGACACGTACCGCGACGGCCGCTCCGGCTACGTGTTCAGCGTGAACCCGAACGGCGCGCGCTACGACGCGCTCGTGACCGACCAGGGCGCCGGCGAGAACGCGAACTGGGACGCCGTGTGGCAGGCCGCCACCGCGCGCACGCCGGAGGGGTGGTCGGCCGAGATCCTGATCCCGCTGAAGAGCCTCCTCTTCCGTCCCGGGCGCACCGAGTGGGGCTTCAACGTGCAGCGGCGGATCCAGCGGCTGCAGGAGACCGACCGCTGGGCGAGCCCCGAGCGAGACATCAAGGTCACGCAGACGAGCCGCGCCGGCCGCCTCGTCGACCTGCCGCGCGTCGACCTCGGCGTCGGTCTCAGCGTGCGCCCCTCGGTGACCGGCGGCGGCGCGCACGATACGTCGCGCGCGCCGCTCCGCAGCTCCAGCCGCGCGAGCCTCGACGCCACGCAGCGCCTCGGGGCGAACACGCTCGCCTCGCTCACGGTGAACACCGACTTCGCCGAGACGGAGGTCGACGCGCGGCGGGTCAACCTCACGCGCTTCCCGCTGTTCTTCCCCGAGAAGCGCACGTTCTTCCTCGAGGGCGCCGACATCTTCGACTTCGGGCTGGGGCTGGAGGAAGACGTCATCCCGTTCTTCAGCCGTCGCATCGGGCTCCTCGCGGGCGAGCAGGTGCCGATCGACGTCGGCGCGAAGGTGACCGGCCGCGCGGGCGGCACGAACTTCGGCGCGCTCGCGGTGCGCACGCGGCAGGTCGACACGCTGCCGACGGCGGCGGCGATGGGCGTCGTGCGCGTGAAGCAGAACGTGCTTGGCGAGTCGTCCGCCGGCTTCATCGCGACGGTCGGCGATCCGTTAGGCCGTCGCGGGAGCTGGCTCGTCGGCCCCGACCTGACGTACTCGACGTCGCGCTTCCACGGGGACCGAAACTTCCTCGTCGGCGTGTGGGGTCTCGCGACGGGACGCGCGGACCTCGTGCGCGGCGATCGCACCGCGGCGGGCTTCAAGGTCGACTACCCGAACGACCTGTGGGACGTGGCGCTGAGCTACAAGCGAATCGGCGACGGGTTCGATCCGTCGCTGGGGTTCGTGCCCCGCCCCGGCGTGCACGTCGCGTCGCTCGCCGCGAACTGGCAACCGCGTCCGAGGCGCCCCATCGGGCCGCTCCACATCCGGCAGTGCTTCTGGGAGAACGAGCTCAGTTACGTCTCCGGGCTGACCGGCGGGTGGCAGAGCTACGAGTACTTCATGGCGCCGATCAACTGCCGCCTGGAGAGCGGCGACCGGTTCGAGTTCAACGTCGTGCCCAGGGGCGAGCGGCTCACGGAGCCGTTCGACGTGGCGGACGGCGTGACGATCCCCGCGGGCACGTATCACTTCCCGCGGTTCCGGCTGGAGGGCGGGCTCGCGGCGAAGCGCCGGCTGAACGCGCAGGCGACGTGGTGGTTCGGACGCTTCTACGACGGCACGCTGCACCAGTACGAGCTGACCGGCGCGTGGAAGCCGTCGCCGCTCGTGATCGTCGAGCTCACGGGCGAGCACGACGTGGGCCGGCTCCGCGAGGGCCGCTTCACGCAGGACGTGGCGGGCACGCGCGTGCGGCTCAACGTCTCGCCCGACCTGCAGCTCACGAGCTTCCTGCAGTACGACACCGAGTCGCGCGCGTTCGGCACCAACACCCGCCTCCGGTGGACGTACAGCCCGCTCGGCGAGCTGTTCGTGGTGTACGATCACAACCTGCGCACCCGCGACCCGCTGACGCTCCGGCGCGAGCTCGCGTTCGCGTCGAACCAGCTGCTCGTGAAGGCGCAGTACGCGTTTCGCTACTGA
- a CDS encoding potassium transporter Kup has product MGDTHGDAHGAHGAHGAHAGSPQNRRYVLTLALAALGIVYGDIGTSPLYSLREVFLPEHGLRPTPDNVLGVLSLIVWSLVLVISVKYLVFILRADNRGEGGILALTSLVTPAHALRRGRWGLIILGLFGTSLLYGDGMITPAISVLSAVEGLEVLTPRFAPYVEPITIAILAALFFVQSHGTAKVGRVFGPIMVVWFATLAALGVWHVAGAPGVLGAVLPTHAVRFFVDNGWTGYVVLGSVFLVVTGGEALYADMGHFGARPIRWAWFGLVLPALLLNYFGQGALLLANARAIDNPFFHMVPAWALLPAVILATVATVIASQALISGAFSLTLQAVQLGYSPRVRIDHTSATERGQIYIPSVNWALMIACIGLVVGFKNSTNLAAAYGVAVTTTMAITTLLFHFVAHERWGWGHLKAGALTALFLTIDLAFFGANVLKIPHGGWFPLVIGAVVFTLLTTWKKGRQVLSTRMREMVLPRAGFLESIAAHPPHRVKGTSVFMFGDTKGTPPALLHNLKHNKVLHERVVFLAVVTQEIPQVPPEERVTVEDLGHGFWQVKLRYGFMEEADVPAALAAIERDGLSFKPMDTTFFLGRETLIATKRPGMAVWREKLFALMAQNARPATTFFRLPPNRVVELGAQVEL; this is encoded by the coding sequence ATCGGAGACACGCACGGTGATGCCCACGGCGCGCACGGCGCGCACGGCGCGCATGCGGGCAGCCCGCAGAACCGACGCTACGTGCTCACGCTGGCGCTCGCCGCGTTGGGCATCGTCTACGGCGACATCGGCACGAGTCCCCTCTACTCGCTGCGCGAGGTGTTCCTCCCCGAGCACGGACTTCGCCCCACGCCGGACAACGTGCTCGGCGTGCTGTCGCTGATCGTGTGGTCGCTCGTGCTGGTGATCTCGGTCAAGTACCTCGTGTTCATCCTCCGCGCCGACAACCGGGGCGAGGGTGGGATCCTCGCGCTCACCTCGCTCGTCACGCCGGCGCACGCGCTGCGCCGTGGGCGGTGGGGGCTCATCATCCTCGGCCTGTTCGGCACGTCGCTGCTCTACGGCGACGGGATGATCACGCCGGCCATCTCGGTGCTGAGCGCGGTGGAGGGGCTCGAGGTGCTGACGCCGCGGTTCGCGCCGTACGTCGAGCCGATCACGATCGCGATCCTCGCCGCGCTGTTCTTCGTGCAGAGCCACGGCACCGCCAAGGTCGGGCGCGTGTTCGGGCCGATCATGGTGGTGTGGTTCGCCACGCTCGCCGCGTTAGGCGTCTGGCACGTCGCCGGCGCGCCGGGCGTGCTCGGCGCCGTGCTGCCGACGCACGCCGTACGCTTCTTCGTCGACAACGGCTGGACGGGGTACGTCGTGCTCGGCTCCGTGTTCCTCGTCGTCACCGGCGGCGAGGCGCTGTACGCCGACATGGGGCACTTCGGTGCGCGGCCCATCCGGTGGGCCTGGTTCGGGCTCGTGCTCCCCGCGCTGCTGCTCAACTACTTCGGGCAGGGCGCGCTGCTGCTCGCCAACGCGCGAGCGATCGACAACCCGTTCTTCCACATGGTGCCAGCGTGGGCGCTGCTCCCGGCGGTGATCCTCGCGACCGTGGCGACGGTGATCGCGTCACAGGCGCTCATCTCCGGCGCGTTCTCGCTCACCCTGCAGGCGGTGCAGCTCGGCTACAGCCCGCGCGTGCGCATCGACCACACGTCCGCCACCGAGCGCGGGCAGATCTACATCCCGAGCGTGAACTGGGCGCTCATGATCGCGTGCATCGGTCTCGTCGTCGGCTTCAAGAACTCGACGAACCTCGCCGCCGCGTACGGCGTCGCGGTGACGACGACGATGGCCATCACCACGCTGCTCTTCCACTTCGTCGCCCACGAGCGGTGGGGCTGGGGACACCTCAAGGCGGGCGCGCTCACCGCGCTGTTCCTGACGATCGACCTCGCGTTCTTCGGCGCGAACGTGCTGAAGATCCCGCACGGCGGCTGGTTCCCGCTCGTCATCGGCGCCGTCGTGTTCACGCTGCTCACGACGTGGAAGAAGGGCCGCCAGGTGCTGTCGACGCGCATGCGCGAGATGGTGCTGCCGCGCGCGGGCTTCCTCGAGAGCATCGCCGCGCATCCGCCGCACCGCGTGAAGGGCACGTCGGTGTTCATGTTCGGCGACACGAAAGGGACGCCGCCGGCGCTGCTGCACAACCTGAAGCACAACAAGGTGCTTCACGAGCGTGTCGTCTTCCTCGCCGTCGTCACGCAGGAGATCCCGCAGGTGCCGCCCGAGGAGCGCGTGACGGTCGAGGACCTCGGCCACGGCTTCTGGCAGGTGAAGCTGCGCTACGGCTTCATGGAGGAGGCCGACGTGCCGGCGGCGCTCGCGGCGATCGAGCGCGACGGTCTCTCGTTCAAGCCGATGGACACGACGTTCTTCCTCGGCCGCGAGACGCTCATCGCGACGAAGCGGCCGGGGATGGCGGTCTGGCGCGAGAAGCTGTTCGCGCTCATGGCGCAGAACGCCCGGCCGGCGACGACGTTCTTCCGGCTGCCTCCCAACCGCGTCGTGGAGCTCGGGGCGCAGGTCGAGCTCTGA
- a CDS encoding ATP-binding protein, translating into MRRGMSVPNAARWAVWLGVLAGMTAGMLAVRGYLDKAHVALVYLLVVLGASADVGRRLGLVVATLGFLLFNALFLPPYNTLVVANPLDWIVLFAFLATSIVAAQLLARERATAETATARAREIDRLAALGAETLSVPRADDALLAIASVIRSALGVDECEVYQRGLDGRVTPVARAGDVRDGADASARPAGVPAVDDASLVAFLVANRASAVELADGGVRLAHPPDDAHPSDGSGVLGDAIGEAEWLPGVAHVVDGASWAGARALLLSLTARGHTVGVLRLASRAGLRFTPEQARLLTALAYYAALGVERVRLVASAERAEAERRAEQLRSALLMAVSHDLRTPLTTIKGIAHEVADGADPMLARQIEREADHLNALVGDLLDLSRIQAGAVVPNVEVNTVDDLLGAALQRAAGALRERDVRVEQPEDALLAGRFDLSQTLRIVVNLLENAAKYAPRDTPIVVRAERESDRLRVTVLDRGPGVPEGEGERIFEPFYRPPGTPPDVRGTGLGLSIARGLAEAQGGSLRYAPRDDGGAAFVLELPAEVLPDDEQAGVEG; encoded by the coding sequence ATGCGCCGCGGCATGAGCGTGCCTAACGCCGCGCGATGGGCGGTGTGGCTCGGCGTCCTGGCCGGGATGACCGCGGGCATGCTGGCGGTGCGCGGCTACCTCGACAAGGCGCACGTCGCGCTCGTCTACCTGCTCGTGGTGCTCGGCGCGAGCGCCGACGTGGGGCGCCGCCTCGGGCTCGTGGTGGCGACGCTCGGCTTCCTGCTGTTCAACGCGCTGTTCCTGCCGCCGTACAACACGCTCGTCGTGGCGAACCCGCTCGACTGGATCGTCCTGTTCGCGTTCCTCGCGACGAGCATCGTCGCGGCGCAGCTCCTCGCGCGCGAGCGCGCGACGGCGGAGACGGCGACGGCGCGCGCCCGCGAGATCGACCGCCTCGCGGCACTGGGCGCCGAGACGCTCAGCGTGCCGCGCGCCGACGACGCGCTGCTCGCGATCGCCTCCGTGATCCGCAGCGCGCTCGGTGTCGACGAGTGCGAGGTTTACCAGCGCGGACTCGACGGCCGCGTGACCCCGGTCGCGCGGGCGGGTGACGTGCGCGACGGCGCCGACGCGAGCGCCCGGCCGGCGGGCGTCCCCGCCGTCGACGACGCGAGCCTCGTCGCGTTTCTCGTCGCGAATCGGGCGAGCGCGGTGGAGCTCGCGGACGGCGGCGTTCGGCTCGCCCATCCGCCGGACGACGCGCATCCGTCGGACGGCTCGGGCGTGCTGGGTGACGCGATCGGCGAGGCCGAGTGGCTCCCGGGCGTCGCGCACGTCGTCGACGGCGCGTCGTGGGCCGGGGCGCGCGCCCTGCTGCTCTCGCTCACCGCGCGCGGGCACACCGTGGGAGTCCTGCGGCTCGCGAGCCGCGCGGGGCTGCGCTTCACGCCGGAGCAGGCGCGGCTCCTCACCGCGCTCGCGTACTACGCCGCGCTCGGCGTCGAGCGTGTGCGACTGGTGGCGAGTGCCGAGCGGGCCGAGGCGGAGCGGCGCGCCGAGCAGCTCCGGAGCGCGCTGCTCATGGCCGTGTCGCACGACCTGCGCACGCCGCTCACGACGATCAAGGGGATCGCGCACGAGGTGGCCGACGGCGCCGATCCGATGCTCGCGCGACAGATCGAGCGCGAGGCCGACCACCTCAACGCGCTCGTCGGCGACCTGCTCGACCTGTCGCGCATCCAGGCGGGCGCGGTGGTGCCCAACGTGGAAGTGAACACGGTGGACGATCTGCTCGGCGCCGCGCTGCAGCGGGCGGCGGGCGCACTCCGCGAGCGCGACGTGCGCGTGGAACAGCCCGAGGACGCGCTGCTCGCCGGCCGGTTCGACCTCTCGCAGACGCTGCGCATCGTGGTGAACCTGCTCGAGAACGCGGCGAAGTACGCACCCCGCGACACCCCGATCGTCGTGCGCGCCGAGCGCGAGAGCGACCGGTTGCGCGTCACGGTGCTCGACCGCGGCCCGGGCGTGCCCGAGGGAGAGGGCGAGCGGATCTTCGAGCCGTTCTACCGCCCGCCGGGCACACCGCCCGATGTACGCGGCACGGGGCTCGGCCTCTCGATCGCGCGCGGGCTCGCCGAGGCACAAGGGGGCTCGCTGCGCTACGCCCCGCGCGACGACGGCGGCGCGGCGTTCGTGCTCGAGCTTCCAGCCGAAGTGCTCCCCGACGACGAGCAGGCCGGCGTCGAGGGCTGA
- a CDS encoding MBL fold metallo-hydrolase RNA specificity domain-containing protein, whose translation MQIEFAGAAREVTGSCHIVRANGRTILLDCGMFQGRRKEADEKNRRLPLPVDEIDAVVLSHAHIDHAGRLPFLVAEGYDKRIWATAATRDLCAYMLADSAHIQEKDAEFLVRHGKDPVPPLYGMRDAVRVQELMVAVPYHQACDVAPGIRATFVDAGHILGSASVLLDVTSDGATKRLVFSGDVGRSGLAIIRDPQPPDGAHAVIMESTYGDRDHQSVDGARETLGRVVRETAARGGRVLVPSFAVGRAQELIYDLHQLARDRAIPEIPIVVDSPLAIDTTTVFEMHPEVFDRGETLVREAPRLFRFPLLRYTHTVEESKALARQPGPMVIIAASGMVESGRILHHLAQGAADPRNTVLIVGFQAEHTLGRRIVERRETLKIFGELVPLRARVEVLNGYSAHADRNELRAWLDAVRATSPALGRVYLVHGEPPAQDALAASLRAASYDVRVPEPGQREEV comes from the coding sequence GTGCAGATCGAGTTCGCCGGCGCCGCTCGGGAAGTGACCGGGTCCTGCCACATCGTCCGCGCCAACGGCAGGACCATCCTGCTCGACTGCGGCATGTTCCAGGGCCGCCGCAAGGAGGCCGACGAGAAGAACCGTCGCCTGCCGCTCCCCGTCGACGAGATCGACGCCGTGGTGCTGAGCCACGCGCACATCGACCATGCCGGGCGCCTGCCGTTCCTCGTGGCCGAGGGCTACGACAAGCGCATCTGGGCGACGGCCGCCACGCGCGACCTGTGCGCGTACATGCTGGCCGACAGCGCGCACATCCAGGAGAAGGACGCCGAGTTTCTCGTTAGGCACGGCAAGGATCCGGTGCCGCCGCTGTACGGCATGCGCGACGCCGTGCGCGTGCAGGAGCTCATGGTGGCCGTGCCGTATCATCAGGCGTGCGACGTCGCGCCGGGCATCCGCGCCACGTTCGTCGACGCCGGCCACATCCTCGGATCCGCGTCGGTGCTGCTCGACGTCACGAGCGATGGCGCGACGAAGCGGCTCGTGTTCTCGGGCGACGTGGGCCGCTCGGGGCTCGCCATCATCCGCGATCCGCAGCCGCCCGACGGCGCGCACGCGGTGATCATGGAGTCGACGTACGGCGACCGCGACCACCAGAGCGTGGACGGCGCGCGCGAGACGCTGGGCCGCGTGGTGCGCGAGACCGCGGCGCGCGGCGGGCGTGTGCTCGTGCCGTCGTTCGCGGTGGGACGCGCGCAGGAGCTGATCTACGACCTGCACCAGCTCGCGCGCGACCGCGCGATTCCCGAGATCCCGATCGTCGTCGACAGCCCGCTCGCCATCGACACGACGACCGTGTTCGAGATGCACCCCGAGGTGTTCGACCGCGGCGAGACGCTCGTGCGCGAAGCGCCGCGGCTGTTCCGATTCCCGCTGCTCCGCTACACGCACACCGTCGAGGAGTCGAAGGCGCTCGCGCGGCAGCCCGGGCCCATGGTGATCATCGCCGCGTCCGGCATGGTGGAGAGCGGCCGCATCCTGCACCATCTCGCGCAGGGCGCCGCCGATCCGCGCAACACGGTGCTCATCGTCGGCTTCCAGGCGGAGCACACGTTGGGGCGGCGCATCGTCGAGCGCCGCGAGACGCTGAAGATCTTCGGCGAGCTCGTGCCGCTGCGCGCGCGCGTCGAGGTGCTGAACGGCTACAGCGCGCACGCCGACCGCAACGAGCTGCGTGCGTGGCTCGACGCCGTGCGCGCGACGTCGCCCGCGCTGGGCCGCGTGTATCTCGTGCACGGCGAGCCGCCGGCGCAGGACGCGCTGGCCGCGTCGCTGCGCGCCGCGAGCTACGACGTGCGGGTGCCCGAGCCCGGGCAGCGGGAGGAGGTATGA